The following are encoded together in the Deinococcus soli (ex Cha et al. 2016) genome:
- a CDS encoding thymidine phosphorylase: MTAIIPDLIRKKRDGLEHTREELETLVLGYTRGDVPDYQMSAWLMAVFLRGMAEQETADLTMVMAESGDLMNLGDLPRTVDKHSTGGVGDKTSLILTPMLAALGQTVAKMSGRGLAHTGGTIDKLESIPGWTSELEEEQFLTQAREIGLALVGQSRDLAPADGKLYALRDVTATVDCLPLIASSIMSKKLASGAHTVVLDVKVGAGAFMRTLDAGRGLARAMVDIGTRAGRQVRAVLTDMDTPLGHMAGNSLEVLEALATLRGEGPTDLTELCVALAVEALAAQGEDETAAEARARATLQDGSALAKFRAFIAAQGGDATYVDDVSKFDVAPGRADVTAPESGFVAGIDALSVGRAVLVLGGGRERKGEAIDHGVGVELLRKPGEAVRAGEPVLRIYHRGGRGLDAATRLLTEGLTLGAQAPAPEPLILDRVF, encoded by the coding sequence ATGACCGCGATCATTCCCGACCTGATCCGCAAGAAACGCGACGGCCTAGAGCACACCCGCGAGGAACTCGAGACCCTGGTGCTGGGGTACACGCGCGGCGACGTGCCCGACTACCAGATGAGCGCGTGGCTGATGGCCGTGTTCCTGCGCGGCATGGCCGAACAGGAAACCGCCGACCTGACCATGGTCATGGCCGAGAGCGGCGACCTGATGAACCTCGGCGACCTGCCCCGCACGGTGGACAAGCACTCCACGGGCGGCGTGGGCGACAAGACCAGCCTGATCCTGACGCCCATGCTGGCCGCGCTGGGGCAGACCGTCGCCAAGATGAGCGGGCGCGGCCTGGCCCACACCGGCGGCACCATCGACAAACTGGAGAGCATCCCCGGCTGGACCAGCGAGCTGGAAGAGGAGCAGTTCCTGACCCAGGCGCGCGAGATCGGCCTCGCGCTGGTCGGCCAGAGCAGGGACCTCGCCCCGGCGGACGGGAAACTGTACGCGCTGCGGGACGTGACCGCCACCGTGGACTGCCTGCCGCTGATCGCCAGCTCCATCATGAGCAAGAAACTCGCGTCCGGCGCGCATACCGTTGTGCTGGACGTCAAGGTGGGTGCCGGGGCGTTCATGCGCACCCTGGACGCCGGGCGCGGCCTGGCCCGCGCGATGGTGGACATCGGCACCCGCGCCGGGCGGCAGGTGCGCGCCGTGCTGACCGACATGGACACCCCGCTGGGCCACATGGCCGGCAACAGCCTGGAAGTTCTGGAGGCCCTGGCGACCCTGCGTGGCGAGGGACCCACCGACCTGACCGAACTGTGCGTCGCGCTGGCCGTCGAGGCCCTGGCCGCGCAGGGTGAGGACGAAACGGCTGCCGAGGCCCGCGCGCGCGCCACCCTGCAAGACGGCAGCGCCCTGGCGAAGTTCCGGGCGTTCATCGCCGCGCAGGGCGGCGACGCCACCTACGTGGACGACGTGAGCAAATTCGACGTGGCCCCCGGGCGCGCCGACGTGACCGCCCCCGAATCCGGCTTCGTGGCGGGCATCGATGCCCTCAGCGTCGGCCGCGCGGTGCTCGTGCTGGGCGGCGGCCGCGAACGCAAGGGCGAGGCCATCGACCACGGCGTGGGCGTGGAACTCCTGCGTAAACCCGGCGAGGCCGTCCGGGCGGGCGAACCCGTCCTGCGCATCTACCACAGAGGCGGCCGCGGCCTCGACGCCGCCACCCGCCTCCTCACGGAGGGCCTGACCCTGGGCGCCCAGGCCCCCGCGCCCGAGCCGCTGATCCTCGACCGCGTGTTTTAA
- a CDS encoding type IV pilus twitching motility protein PilT, which produces MTQPAADITDILRFAADKGASDVIITVGLSPQFKLQGVYDSQGFAELAPTDTRKLMYSMMNEKQQRTFEERRELDFSFALGEKARFRVNAFMQRGNVGGVLRLIPTKIKSAQEMGLPANVIEIANAPRGLVLVTGPTGSGKSTTLAAMIDHINTTKRLHIMTIEDPIEFMHTHKQSIINQREVGADTMSFNDALRAVLRQAPDVILVGEMRDYETIKAAVTAAETGHLVMGTLHTNSAPESIDRIVDVFPEEQQEQIRVQLANNLVAVMTQQLLPRLDGQGRILAYELLIANPAVRALIREGKTYQITSVMQTGAREGMVTMDAFLANLYRRRVISFDTGVERAVDSKEFARLANDPSIATAGGAASMPAGYGQAPVQGFGATVTPAQGGYASGRNDFGRGNGSGDARTTSTPETNPGGSGYGRR; this is translated from the coding sequence ATGACCCAGCCTGCTGCCGACATCACCGACATCCTGCGTTTCGCCGCCGACAAGGGCGCCTCCGACGTGATCATCACCGTCGGGCTGTCCCCGCAGTTCAAGCTGCAGGGCGTGTACGACTCGCAGGGCTTCGCGGAACTCGCCCCGACCGACACCCGCAAACTGATGTACTCCATGATGAACGAGAAGCAGCAGCGGACCTTCGAGGAACGCCGCGAGCTGGACTTCTCGTTCGCGCTGGGCGAGAAGGCCCGCTTCCGCGTGAACGCGTTCATGCAGCGCGGCAACGTGGGCGGCGTGCTGCGACTGATTCCCACGAAGATCAAGAGCGCGCAGGAGATGGGCCTCCCCGCCAACGTCATCGAGATCGCCAACGCCCCGCGCGGACTGGTGCTCGTGACCGGCCCGACCGGCTCGGGCAAGTCCACGACGCTCGCGGCGATGATCGACCACATCAACACCACCAAGCGGCTGCACATCATGACCATCGAGGACCCCATCGAGTTCATGCACACGCACAAGCAGTCGATCATCAACCAGCGTGAGGTCGGCGCGGACACCATGAGCTTCAACGACGCGCTGCGCGCCGTGCTGCGCCAGGCGCCCGACGTGATCCTCGTGGGCGAAATGCGCGACTACGAGACCATCAAGGCCGCCGTGACCGCCGCCGAAACCGGGCACCTCGTGATGGGCACCCTGCACACGAACTCCGCGCCGGAATCCATCGACCGTATCGTGGACGTGTTCCCCGAGGAGCAGCAGGAGCAGATCCGCGTGCAGCTCGCGAACAACCTCGTGGCGGTCATGACGCAGCAGCTGCTGCCGCGCCTGGACGGGCAGGGCCGCATCCTGGCGTACGAACTGCTGATCGCCAACCCGGCCGTGCGCGCCCTGATCCGCGAGGGCAAGACGTACCAGATCACCAGCGTCATGCAGACCGGCGCGCGCGAGGGCATGGTCACCATGGACGCCTTCCTGGCGAACCTGTACCGCCGCCGCGTGATCTCCTTCGACACCGGCGTCGAGCGCGCCGTGGACAGCAAGGAATTCGCCCGACTCGCCAACGACCCCAGCATCGCCACGGCGGGCGGCGCGGCCAGCATGCCCGCCGGGTACGGGCAGGCGCCCGTGCAGGGCTTCGGCGCGACCGTCACCCCCGCCCAGGGCGGCTACGCGTCGGGCCGCAACGACTTCGGCCGTGGGAACGGCAGCGGGGACGCCCGCACCACCAGCACGCCCGAAACGAACCCCGGCGGGAGCGGGTACGGCAGGCGCTAA